A region from the Algoriphagus machipongonensis genome encodes:
- a CDS encoding head GIN domain-containing protein: protein MKIYSKLFAIAFVAMTMVSCAMAQETETRNLGHFSEVHSGGSWEVILEEGNTEEVRIEARGVELSKVKTEIDGGTLKLGLERGNYRNVNLKFYVTYKTLEGLKCSGSGEIIVKSDVISEEFNLGLSGSGDIIMRNLRADELDASISGSAKIKIDGGAIGEASISQSGSGDFDAEDLSIEELDVRKSGSGDTYVGDLGEISVRSSGSGDIVYSGSPRMGDIKVSGSSSIRKR from the coding sequence ATGAAAATTTATTCAAAACTATTTGCAATAGCATTTGTGGCTATGACCATGGTATCATGTGCTATGGCACAGGAGACGGAAACAAGAAACCTCGGGCATTTTTCTGAAGTTCATTCTGGTGGAAGCTGGGAAGTAATCCTAGAGGAAGGAAATACTGAGGAAGTAAGAATTGAAGCTAGAGGTGTGGAATTAAGTAAAGTGAAGACTGAAATTGATGGTGGTACCCTGAAGCTGGGATTGGAAAGAGGGAATTATAGAAATGTCAACCTGAAGTTTTACGTTACATATAAAACCTTAGAAGGTCTGAAATGCTCCGGTTCGGGAGAAATAATTGTTAAATCTGATGTCATATCCGAGGAGTTTAACCTTGGGCTTTCAGGCTCAGGTGATATTATTATGAGAAACTTGAGAGCGGATGAATTAGATGCTTCGATCTCTGGCTCTGCAAAAATCAAAATTGATGGAGGAGCTATCGGAGAAGCAAGTATTTCTCAATCAGGTTCTGGCGATTTTGATGCTGAGGACTTATCTATTGAGGAACTGGATGTGAGAAAGTCAGGCTCCGGAGATACCTACGTAGGGGATTTAGGAGAGATTTCTGTAAGATCGTCTGGTTCTGGTGATATTGTTTACTCAGGTTCGCCTAGAATGGGGGATATCAAAGTTTCAGGATCAAGCAGTATCCGTAAGAGGTAA